One part of the Marinobacterium rhizophilum genome encodes these proteins:
- a CDS encoding TRAP transporter small permease, with product MLYIRSVERFFLVFILMSMPFLYSFGVLAQLFGSDLSRELFWVDELVRFELVLMVFLGIGYVHDRGAHISMDILQGYFSPVLQRFLTLTINLLGLILAAYLAWLGWVYLQHMIASGQRSNSLGVPMFYLYASLPVGAFLLAVRHVSALIVTFRGHSAQNVPAV from the coding sequence ATGCTGTATATTCGAAGTGTGGAACGTTTTTTTCTGGTTTTTATATTGATGTCGATGCCGTTCCTATATTCTTTTGGCGTCTTGGCGCAATTGTTTGGCAGTGACCTGTCGAGGGAGCTGTTCTGGGTTGATGAACTGGTGCGTTTTGAATTGGTACTGATGGTTTTTCTGGGTATCGGCTATGTGCATGATCGTGGTGCTCATATATCCATGGATATTCTGCAGGGTTATTTTAGCCCAGTGCTGCAACGTTTCCTGACCCTGACGATTAATCTTCTGGGACTGATACTGGCAGCTTATCTGGCCTGGCTCGGCTGGGTATATCTGCAACACATGATTGCCAGCGGCCAGCGCAGCAATTCGCTGGGGGTTCCGATGTTTTATCTCTATGCTTCTCTGCCCGTGGGCGCTTTCCTGCTGGCCGTGCGGCATGTTTCTGCGCTGATCGTGACGTTCAGGGGCCACAGCGCCCAGAACGTCCCTGCCGTTTGA
- a CDS encoding TRAP transporter large permease translates to MLMLCVALLALTLLLIGAQMYIVLGVTMLVSAQLFFPALPNLVVVQKMVGGINQSALLAIPFFILAGEIMARGRIAAALTGVVQSFIGHYRGGMGYTTTGSCLVFGAVSGSAPATVAALGKILHPKLTAQGVDPRFATGLILASSELSLLVPPSITLIIYGWLTGTSIADLFVAGLAVGLVMAAALCLVVKIKSRSLVSEVRASAAVRARALLDALLPLGLPVIIIGGIYSGMMTATEAAAVAVVYALLVEVLLTRALTLADVVKITESAALITIALFLLLAAGSFIGYLTALAGLPALVTGLVSAVDAGPLLFLLIVNLVFLVAGMFLDPVTIQVILVPVLAPVAMLLGIDPVHFGMIVVMNIAISMITPPFGLDIFVASSILNVRVGEVIRSLVPFLLMNLLALAVVTYAPRFI, encoded by the coding sequence ATGCTGATGCTTTGTGTTGCTTTGCTGGCGCTGACGCTGCTGTTGATCGGGGCGCAGATGTATATAGTGCTGGGTGTCACCATGCTCGTCAGCGCCCAGTTGTTTTTCCCGGCGCTGCCGAATCTGGTTGTCGTGCAGAAGATGGTGGGGGGGATCAACCAGTCGGCCTTGCTGGCCATTCCGTTTTTTATTCTGGCCGGAGAGATCATGGCCCGGGGACGTATCGCCGCCGCGTTGACCGGGGTGGTGCAGTCGTTCATCGGGCATTACCGCGGAGGCATGGGGTATACCACCACCGGCTCCTGCCTGGTCTTTGGTGCCGTGAGCGGCTCGGCACCGGCCACGGTTGCGGCACTGGGCAAAATTCTTCACCCCAAGCTGACCGCCCAGGGGGTTGATCCGCGTTTTGCCACCGGTTTGATACTGGCCAGCAGCGAGCTGTCGTTGCTGGTGCCGCCGAGCATTACGCTGATCATCTATGGCTGGTTGACCGGCACTTCGATCGCCGACCTGTTTGTCGCCGGCCTGGCGGTAGGGTTGGTGATGGCGGCGGCGCTGTGCCTGGTGGTGAAAATCAAGTCTCGCAGCCTGGTCAGCGAGGTGAGGGCCTCGGCTGCCGTGCGTGCACGGGCGCTGTTGGATGCACTGCTGCCGCTGGGGTTGCCGGTGATCATCATCGGCGGTATTTATTCCGGCATGATGACGGCGACGGAAGCGGCGGCTGTCGCCGTAGTCTATGCATTGCTGGTTGAGGTGCTATTGACCCGGGCGCTGACGCTGGCAGATGTCGTCAAGATCACCGAAAGTGCGGCCCTGATCACCATCGCCCTGTTTCTGCTGCTGGCCGCCGGCAGCTTTATCGGTTACCTGACGGCGCTGGCCGGCTTGCCTGCCCTGGTAACCGGGCTGGTCAGCGCGGTGGATGCCGGGCCGTTGCTGTTCCTGCTGATCGTGAATCTGGTGTTTCTGGTGGCCGGGATGTTTCTGGACCCAGTGACCATTCAGGTGATCCTGGTGCCGGTACTGGCGCCGGTGGCCATGTTGCTGGGAATAGACCCGGTGCACTTTGGCATGATAGTGGTGATGAATATCGCCATCAGCATGATAACCCCGCCGTTTGGGCTGGATATCTTTGTGGCGTCATCGATTCTGAATGTGCGAGTCGGTGAGGTTATCCGCAGCCTGGTGCCCTTTCTGCTGATGAATCTGCTGGCCCTTGCGGTGGTGACCTACGCGCCGCGTTTTATTTGA
- a CDS encoding XdhC family protein produces MDSIDNLVIERARQWHAEGHCVWLCTVLSTFGSSPRPPGSLLVARSGTEYAGSLSGGCVEEAFLAQLDAGQFTADAQIVLYGDGAQESQRLQLPCGGVLKVLVECLPVASAVGEHLDALQQALSRQQSVLRRVRLSGGRCLDFDPGPGATVEILGDEVHVRLGPVVTLILAGASPVARYCAQFATALGFRVLACDPREEAVQHLEGTGLSLIRELPSVYIARHGCHTNTAVVALTHDPRIDDLAMMEAVRTEAFYIGVMGSERTSANRAKRLQRVGGLSEPDIARIHMPIGLNLGSKTPPEIALAVMADILRVRTGTGGQAMRSVSGDHCYPRY; encoded by the coding sequence TTGGACAGTATCGATAACCTGGTGATTGAGCGCGCACGGCAGTGGCACGCCGAAGGTCACTGTGTGTGGCTCTGTACGGTGCTGTCGACCTTTGGGTCATCGCCGCGCCCGCCGGGGTCGCTTCTGGTGGCCAGAAGCGGCACCGAGTACGCCGGTTCCCTGTCCGGCGGCTGTGTTGAGGAGGCCTTCCTGGCGCAGTTGGATGCCGGGCAGTTTACCGCCGATGCGCAAATCGTGCTGTACGGCGACGGTGCCCAGGAGAGCCAGCGGTTGCAGTTGCCCTGTGGTGGTGTGCTCAAGGTGCTGGTCGAGTGCTTGCCCGTGGCGTCCGCGGTGGGCGAGCACCTGGACGCGTTACAGCAGGCGCTGTCCCGGCAGCAGAGCGTCCTGCGCAGGGTGCGGTTGAGTGGCGGGCGGTGTCTGGACTTCGATCCGGGGCCTGGGGCGACGGTCGAAATACTGGGCGATGAAGTACACGTGCGGCTGGGGCCTGTGGTGACACTGATACTGGCAGGCGCCTCGCCGGTGGCCCGTTACTGCGCCCAGTTCGCGACCGCGCTGGGGTTTCGGGTCCTGGCATGTGATCCGAGGGAGGAGGCTGTGCAGCATCTGGAAGGCACGGGGTTGAGCCTGATCAGGGAGCTGCCGTCCGTCTATATCGCTCGTCACGGCTGCCATACCAATACCGCGGTGGTGGCCCTGACCCATGATCCGCGTATCGACGATCTGGCGATGATGGAAGCGGTGCGCACCGAGGCATTTTATATCGGCGTTATGGGCTCCGAGCGCACATCGGCGAACAGGGCAAAGCGGCTCCAGCGGGTTGGTGGCCTGTCGGAGCCGGATATTGCTCGTATTCATATGCCAATCGGTCTGAACCTGGGTAGCAAGACGCCGCCGGAAATCGCCCTGGCCGTCATGGCTGATATATTGCGGGTGCGCACAGGCACGGGTGGGCAGGCGATGCGTTCAGTATCAGGTGATCATTGCTATCCGCGATATTAG
- the mutM gene encoding bifunctional DNA-formamidopyrimidine glycosylase/DNA-(apurinic or apyrimidinic site) lyase, whose translation MPELPEVETTRRGVAPYLLNHSVRELVVRQPRLRWPVPSELAGLLAGQPVRGVSRRGKYLMIDFDAGTVLVHLGMSGSLRLVPGDQAPGKHDHVDLLLDSGLALRLTDPRRFGAVLWQAAGTEHALLSSLGPEPLSEAFDAALLQRACKGRSSAIKLRIMDSKVVVGVGNIYANEALFAACIDPQRAAGRISAARLARLVIEIKQVLSRAIAQGGTTLRDFVGGDGKPGYFKQELCVYGRGGESCVGCGTVLKEIRLGQRSTVFCPQCQR comes from the coding sequence ATGCCGGAGTTACCCGAAGTTGAAACCACCCGCCGGGGGGTTGCACCCTACCTGCTGAATCACAGTGTGCGTGAGTTGGTTGTCCGCCAGCCACGGCTGCGCTGGCCGGTGCCCTCGGAGCTGGCTGGGCTGCTTGCCGGGCAGCCGGTGCGTGGCGTTTCGCGCCGTGGTAAGTACCTGATGATCGACTTCGATGCCGGTACAGTACTGGTGCACCTGGGCATGTCCGGCAGTCTGCGGCTGGTGCCCGGTGATCAGGCGCCCGGCAAGCACGATCATGTGGATCTGCTGCTGGATTCGGGCCTGGCGCTGCGCCTGACCGACCCGCGCCGCTTTGGTGCCGTGCTTTGGCAGGCGGCCGGTACCGAGCATGCACTGCTGTCCTCCCTCGGACCTGAGCCGTTGTCCGAGGCCTTTGATGCCGCCCTGTTGCAGAGGGCCTGCAAGGGACGGAGCAGCGCCATCAAGCTGCGAATCATGGACAGCAAGGTGGTCGTAGGCGTGGGGAATATCTACGCCAACGAAGCGCTCTTTGCCGCCTGCATCGATCCGCAGCGCGCCGCCGGGCGTATCTCCGCTGCGCGCCTGGCCCGTCTGGTGATCGAAATCAAGCAGGTGCTGAGCCGGGCCATTGCCCAGGGGGGCACCACGCTGCGGGATTTTGTCGGGGGTGACGGCAAACCGGGCTACTTCAAGCAGGAACTGTGCGTCTATGGTCGGGGCGGCGAGAGCTGTGTTGGCTGTGGTACTGTACTGAAAGAAATCCGCCTGGGGCAGCGCAGTACCGTGTTTTGCCCGCAGTGTCAGCGTTAG